The sequence GAGGACACCTTGCGCCCGTCGATGGCGGTGATGACGTCGTCCGTCTTCAGCCCCGCCTTGGCCGCGGGCGAGCCCGGGTTCACCTGCGTGAGGATGGCGCCTTCGTTCACCGTCAGCTTCAGCGCGCTCGCGAGGTCCCGGTTCAGGTCCTGGATGCCCACGCCCAGCCACGCACGCGTGACGGCCCCTTCCTTCTCCAACTGCGGCAGCAGCGCATGGATGAGGTTGCTGGGCACCGCGAAGCCGATGCCCGTGCCGCCGCCGACGATGGCGGTGTTGATGCCCACCACCTCGCCCTTCATGTTGAAGAGCGGGCCGCCGGAGTTGCCGGGGTTGATGGCCGCGTCCGTCTGGAGGAACTCGTCATAGGGGCTCGCGCCAATCTCGCGCGCCCGCGCGGAGACGATGCCGAGGCTCACGCTCGACGCGAGGCCGAACGGATTGCCGATGGCCACCACCCAGTCACCCACGCGCAGCGCGTCCGAGTCGCCCAGCTTCACCGTGGGCAGCCCGTCCACCTTCTCCTTCAGCTTCACCAGCGCCACGTCGGTGAGCGGGTCCCTGCCGAGCACGTCGCCGGAGAACGTCCGTCCGTCATCCAGCCGCACGGTGATGGAGACCGCGTCCTCCACCACGTGGTTGTTGGTGAGGATGATGCCCTTGGGGTCGATGATGAAGCCGGAGCCCGCGCCCTGACGGAGCGGCTCGCGCTCGCGCCCGCCCCGCCCGCCGCCGAAGAAGCGGTCGAAGAACGGGTTGTCCTCCATCTCGCCCCGCCCGCCCCCACCACCGCCCCGGGCCTGCACGTCCACGTTCACCACCGCGCCCTTCACGGACTCCACCAGCGGCGCCAGCGACGGAAGCGCCTGGGCCTCACGCGTGGCGGGCTGGAGCGGATTGTTGCCGCCCTGCGGCGCCTGCTGGGCCTGAGGAGCGGCCGCCGGCGGGGACGCCGGAGCCTGAGCGGGAGCGACACCGGGCAACGCGAGCAGGAGCGCCGCGACCAGGGCCCTCCGGGGAGCGACGGAAGAACGGTTCATATGTACTCCTTGCTAAAGCGGAAATGACGCACCGCAAGCGAAAGGGGCATCCGGAGGGCGCCAGGGAGACAACCTGCCGCCCCGCTCGTTCCCGGAGCGCTCAGCCGGGCCGGTAGACGCGGTAGTCCAGCTCGGGAAAGAGGTTGTCGCGGCCCTCCACGTGGGTGAGCCAGCCTTCGTCGATGGTGCCCGCGCGCAGCGCGTCGTGCAGCCGCTGGAAGCGGAGGATGTGCTCGCGCGTGCGGCGCTGCGCGTACTCCACCATGGTGCCCGTCTTCATGATGAAGGCCCAGTCGGAGGACTGGGCGAGCAGCAGCTCGCGCGCGGCCTGATTGAGCGCGCGGCGCTTGAGCACCTCGGCGTCGGGGAAGTCGCGGGCCAGCTCCACCATCTGCTTCGCGCAGTGGTGCAGGTGGCGGTAGACCCAATCGTTGGCCCCGTCGAGCCACATGTTCGCGTAGCCCCCCGCGCCCCACGAGGACAGCGGCGGCGTGGCCACTTGGTTCTCCGGGTGCTCACGCAGGTCGTCCGAGGGCGTCACCAGGCTGAGGGTCTTCTGGTCGTACGCGGCCTTGCGGATGAGGCAGTCGAGGAACTGGGGCCCCTCGAACCACCAATGGCCGAAGAGCTCGGCGTCGTAGGGCGCGACGACGACGGGCTTGCGGCCTCCCAGGCGCGAGGCGAGGTACTCCACCTGCCGCTCGCGGTTGAAGAGGAAGTTGCCAGCGTGGACCGCGGCGCGCTCGCGGGCGGCATCCGGGTCATAGGGATGCTTGTCGTTCGTCTTGCCGGTGATGCGGTAGTACTTGAAGCCGGTGTTCTTGCGGTCGCCGGTGGGCTGGATGAACGGGCGGATGTAGTCGAGGTCCAGGTCCCAGCCGATGTCCCGGTAGAACTCGCGGTACGCCGGGTCGCCCGGGTAGCCGAACTCGGTGCTCCACACCTGCTGGCTGCTCTCCGGGTCTCTCGCGTACGCGGCCACGCCCGTCTCGGTGAAGATGGGCGCGTAGGGGCCGTGCAGCGGACGCGGTGTGGCATCCGTGAGGCCGTGCGTGTCCACGAAGAAGAAGCGGATGCGCTCGTTGGCGAGCACGCGCTCCAGGCCGGGGTAGTAGCCGCACTCGGCGAGCCAGATGCCTGCCGGGTCTCTCCCGAAGTTCTGGCGGTAGTGATTGGCGGCCACCGTCACCTGCGCGCGCACGGCCTCGGGGACCTGCTGCATGAGGGGCAGGAAGCCGTGCGTGGCGTTGCAGGTGATGATGTCCAGGTAGCCCGCATCCTGGAGACGGCGGAAGGCGGGGACGAGGTCTCGCTTGTAGCGGTCGTTGAAGGCGCGGCGGAGCGACTCGAAGTGGTCGCGGTGGAAGCGCGCGAGCCGGCCGAAGGTGGCGTCGTTCCGGGTGCGGTGGACTTCCCGGTCACCGAGCTCACAGAGCAGGTCGAGCCGGCGTGCGTAGCGCGACACCAGGAGCTCGTCGCGAAGCATGGCGACGAGCGTGGGGGACAGCGTCAGGGTGATGCGGAAGGGGACGCCGTCCTCGGCGAGCTTGTCGAAGACGAGGAGCAGCGGGAGGTAGGTCTCGGAGATGGCCTCGTAGAGCCAGTCCTCCTCGAGGAAGTCCTCGTGCTCCGGGTGTCGGACGAAGGGAAGATGCGCGTGGAGGACCAGCGCGAGAGAGCCCAGGCTCATAAGCGTTCAGGGTTTCCGTGCGGGTTCACGAGCGGCCGCGGCCCGAGGGCGGCTTGCCGGGGAGAGCCTCCTCCGGCGAACCGGGAGGACGCTGCGCGGATTCGGTGATGCGCGGCTCCGATGCACCGGAAGGCCGGGCGACGAATTCCTGGTGGCGCTCATCGGAAGCGCCCGGCGTGCGCGGCGGAGACTCCAGGTAGCGCTGGTCCGATGCGCCCGGAACACGCCCTGCTGAATCCAGGTAGCGCTGGTCCGAAGCGCCCGGGGCACGCGGCGGAGACTCCAGGTAGCGCATGTCAGAGGCACCCGCGACGCGGCCCGGTGACTCCAGGTAGCGCATGTCCGAAGCACCCGGAGCACGCGGCGGAGACTCCAGATAACGCATGTCCGAAGCACCGGGCGCTCTTCCCGGTGACTCCAGGTACTGCATGTCCGAAGCCCCCGGCGCGCGCGGTGGCGACTCCAGGTAACGCATGTCGGAAGCCCCGGGCGCACGACTCGGCGACTCCAGGTAGCGCATGTCCGAAGCACCACCCGCACGGCCCGGAGACTCCAGGTAGCGCATGTCCGAAGCACCACCCGCACGGCCCGGAGACTCCAGGTAGCGCATGTCCGAAGCACCACCCGCACGGCCCTGCGACTCCAAGTAGCGCATGTCCGAAGCACCGCCCGCACGCCCCGTTGAATCCAGGTAGCGCATGTCCGACGCACCCGGCGCGCGGCCCATGTCGAAGTACTGATGCGGCGACCGCGCACCACCACCGGTCGGCTGGGAGCCTCCCTGCAAGTAGCGCTGGTCCGAGGCACCGGGCGCACGTCCCGGAGACTCCACGTAGCGCATGTCCGACGCACCCGGCGCACGCCCCACGTCGAAGTACTGACGCTCGCGCTGCTGCGCCCCACCCTCCGCATACCGCTGGTCCGACGCTCCCGGAGCCCGCCCCAGCGACTCCACGTAGCGCATGTCCGACGCACCCGGCACCCGCTCCCGCGCTTCCATGT comes from Pyxidicoccus parkwaysis and encodes:
- a CDS encoding trypsin-like peptidase domain-containing protein, encoding MNRSSVAPRRALVAALLLALPGVAPAQAPASPPAAAPQAQQAPQGGNNPLQPATREAQALPSLAPLVESVKGAVVNVDVQARGGGGGGRGEMEDNPFFDRFFGGGRGGREREPLRQGAGSGFIIDPKGIILTNNHVVEDAVSITVRLDDGRTFSGDVLGRDPLTDVALVKLKEKVDGLPTVKLGDSDALRVGDWVVAIGNPFGLASSVSLGIVSARAREIGASPYDEFLQTDAAINPGNSGGPLFNMKGEVVGINTAIVGGGTGIGFAVPSNLIHALLPQLEKEGAVTRAWLGVGIQDLNRDLASALKLTVNEGAILTQVNPGSPAAKAGLKTDDVITAIDGRKVSSSSELTRTVALKRPGSVSTLTVYRDGKKQDVKVTLGTRPDLEGVATKQPRAGDENEGSRRVGVSLQNLDARTAQQAGFTERQGALITDVLPGSAADRAQLEPGMLVVEANHKPVNSAEELAKVIKSAPSGSTLLLRVASSGGNRALRALKVP
- a CDS encoding glycoside hydrolase family 57 protein, with product MSLGSLALVLHAHLPFVRHPEHEDFLEEDWLYEAISETYLPLLLVFDKLAEDGVPFRITLTLSPTLVAMLRDELLVSRYARRLDLLCELGDREVHRTRNDATFGRLARFHRDHFESLRRAFNDRYKRDLVPAFRRLQDAGYLDIITCNATHGFLPLMQQVPEAVRAQVTVAANHYRQNFGRDPAGIWLAECGYYPGLERVLANERIRFFFVDTHGLTDATPRPLHGPYAPIFTETGVAAYARDPESSQQVWSTEFGYPGDPAYREFYRDIGWDLDLDYIRPFIQPTGDRKNTGFKYYRITGKTNDKHPYDPDAARERAAVHAGNFLFNRERQVEYLASRLGGRKPVVVAPYDAELFGHWWFEGPQFLDCLIRKAAYDQKTLSLVTPSDDLREHPENQVATPPLSSWGAGGYANMWLDGANDWVYRHLHHCAKQMVELARDFPDAEVLKRRALNQAARELLLAQSSDWAFIMKTGTMVEYAQRRTREHILRFQRLHDALRAGTIDEGWLTHVEGRDNLFPELDYRVYRPG